One window from the genome of Candidatus Bathyarchaeia archaeon encodes:
- a CDS encoding MFS transporter, which yields MKKALIDALEKSSISKFHYTLLVLCSLIYALAAMNVMLIGVTLPSISAEWGLDQVTKGVLLSVGYLGMFIGALGFGAAADLIGRKNTLIITVALSGVFTGLCSAAWDAPTMSILRFLAGVGLGGVLPQPAVYISEYIPASRRGRFTGLVETSWVYGALLSIIFPFLIIPIHGWRAAFLTAFIPLILIPFIATLMPESIRYLESKGLTEEAARLLRKHGLIAESLKIPSALTEEEAAEKYSFRDSLKRLWSRGFRPRTAILWLTWAVLVYTYHGIFQWLPTIYVEVTKAREVIGPLYWVLIVTLLQVPGYYSATFLLDSLGRKPVLAIYLAVAGIGSYM from the coding sequence TTGAAGAAAGCTTTAATCGACGCTCTGGAGAAATCTTCGATTTCAAAGTTTCACTATACTCTACTCGTGTTGTGCAGTTTAATCTACGCGCTAGCCGCCATGAACGTAATGCTGATAGGCGTCACATTACCCTCAATATCAGCGGAGTGGGGTTTAGACCAGGTTACGAAAGGAGTTTTGCTTAGCGTCGGCTATTTGGGGATGTTTATAGGAGCCTTAGGCTTCGGGGCGGCCGCCGACCTCATAGGACGAAAAAATACCTTAATCATCACTGTGGCTCTGTCAGGGGTCTTCACCGGATTATGCTCAGCCGCTTGGGATGCGCCTACGATGTCCATTCTAAGGTTTCTCGCTGGGGTAGGGTTGGGAGGCGTTTTGCCTCAGCCCGCGGTATACATTTCCGAGTATATACCCGCCTCCAGGAGGGGGAGGTTTACAGGCCTGGTAGAAACCTCATGGGTATACGGGGCTTTGCTATCAATAATCTTTCCCTTCCTCATCATTCCCATCCATGGCTGGAGAGCCGCGTTCCTCACCGCCTTTATACCCTTAATCCTCATACCCTTCATCGCCACCCTAATGCCCGAGTCCATACGGTACCTTGAGTCGAAGGGTTTAACGGAGGAGGCTGCCCGGCTTCTTCGGAAGCATGGTCTCATCGCCGAGTCCCTTAAAATCCCTTCGGCCTTAACAGAGGAAGAAGCGGCGGAGAAATATTCCTTTAGGGACTCGTTGAAGAGGCTTTGGTCAAGAGGCTTCAGGCCTAGAACCGCGATCCTATGGCTTACCTGGGCTGTTCTCGTCTACACTTATCATGGAATATTTCAGTGGCTCCCAACAATCTACGTTGAGGTCACTAAAGCTAGGGAGGTGATTGGACCATTATACTGGGTTTTAATCGTGACGCTACTTCAGGTTCCCGGCTACTACTCAGCCACCTTTCTCTTGGACAGCCTCGGCAGGAAGCCTGTACTGGCGATTTACCTCGCCGTCGCGGGGATTGGCAGCTACATG
- a CDS encoding four-carbon acid sugar kinase family protein, which produces MKGWFRKEQRSPLKVGIVADDLTGASDSAAQFARKGLSTVVSPLQGLSPKLNKHDIVAVSTETRMKNAKQAYESVVEAASRLTSMGFNRLYKKVDSTLRGNFAVELDAIMEIVNPAITVFSPAYPAAGRTLVGGVVRLNDSFRSLGLNWALKRCAPYVLKRDTSRRIAQVGLSVVRKGGASMSRHLGRLIKEGFDIAVVDAESNLDLKITVESSADFNGLLCGSAGLADAYASHLTGECSKILVVSGSVNPQTLSQITRLEKVYGVEATVPRPDSLNADNLLGKCREGLSSSRLAVLASAKSVGDVQASSRLIRLLTSKVVEVGVELASEVDAVILVGGEMASRFMAEAGVKRFKVVGEACPGIPILKGLGGRLNGTPFITKAGGFGEVDVLVSCVERLKDRVHLKKIF; this is translated from the coding sequence ATGAAGGGCTGGTTCAGGAAGGAGCAACGGTCTCCGCTTAAGGTAGGCATCGTCGCAGATGACTTAACAGGGGCCTCCGACTCGGCGGCTCAATTCGCTCGAAAGGGGTTAAGCACCGTCGTGTCTCCGCTACAAGGCCTTTCTCCCAAATTGAATAAACATGACATAGTGGCTGTGAGCACCGAAACCAGGATGAAGAACGCGAAGCAAGCCTATGAATCGGTTGTTGAAGCCGCCTCAAGGTTAACTTCAATGGGGTTTAACCGACTATACAAAAAGGTGGATTCAACCCTTCGAGGCAACTTCGCGGTAGAGCTTGACGCTATCATGGAGATCGTTAATCCCGCCATCACCGTATTCTCACCTGCGTACCCGGCGGCGGGAAGAACCCTAGTTGGGGGCGTAGTACGCCTCAACGATTCTTTTAGAAGCCTAGGCTTAAACTGGGCGCTGAAGCGCTGTGCTCCATACGTGTTAAAGCGTGATACTTCTAGACGCATCGCTCAGGTGGGGTTAAGCGTCGTCAGAAAGGGGGGCGCATCCATGTCGAGACACCTTGGAAGGCTGATCAAGGAGGGGTTCGATATAGCCGTCGTCGACGCTGAGTCAAACCTAGACCTGAAGATCACCGTAGAGTCAAGTGCGGATTTTAACGGGCTGCTATGCGGGTCAGCTGGCTTAGCCGACGCCTACGCTTCTCATCTAACAGGGGAGTGCTCAAAGATCCTCGTGGTTTCAGGAAGCGTTAACCCTCAGACCCTGAGTCAGATCACGCGGCTTGAAAAGGTTTATGGAGTGGAGGCCACGGTTCCTCGCCCTGATTCGTTGAACGCGGATAATCTTCTCGGGAAATGTCGAGAAGGGTTATCGTCGTCTAGGCTGGCGGTTTTAGCCTCAGCGAAGTCGGTAGGAGATGTTCAAGCCAGCTCCAGGTTGATTCGCCTTTTAACCTCCAAGGTGGTTGAGGTGGGTGTTGAGTTGGCCTCCGAGGTTGACGCCGTCATTTTGGTGGGTGGGGAAATGGCTAGTCGATTCATGGCGGAGGCTGGGGTGAAGAGGTTTAAGGTCGTTGGGGAGGCTTGCCCCGGTATTCCAATCTTGAAGGGTTTGGGTGGAAGGTTGAATGGGACGCCCTTTATCACTAAGGCTGGAGGGTTTGGGGAGGTAGACGTCTTGGTGAGCTGCGTTGAACGTCTAAAGGATAGGGTTCACCTTAAGAAAATTTTTTAA